The window ATTATCACTTGTAGAATTACTTGCCTTTCTTGTTTACTAAAAGACACGTTTTCTATAGCATCAAAATTTATGCCTAAAAGCTTTTTAAAGAGTGCTAATTTGTCTCCAGAAATAGTTAGTTTTTCGTGAGTTGCATCCGTAAAATTTCCTTCAAGTAAATTAAAGCCATCTTTATGCTTATTAGATACATCTGGGTAGAACCCTAAAAAGTGTGATAAATTCAATAAAAATAATAAGTGAAAATTAGAAACTGTTTCATGTGTGTCTAACCACAAAATTGCATTTTCTAAATAAGAAAAAAAACGAATATTTTTTTCTTCTTCTTGAATGCAACTAGATAAAACTTCAGACAGAAATAAAACGATAGATTGCTTTACAATATCTTGATAAATTGTATTGTATTGATGTAAAACAGTAGCGTCTTTTAAGGTGTGTAAAGTAGATTTTTGTTTGTGTGTAGCTTCTATTTTTAATTGGGTAAGTGGTTGAAAATATGCAGGTTTTAAATTTCCTTTTTTAAATTTTAAAACACCTCTAATTAAATAAGATTTTAAGCCTTCTTGTTCTGTAAAACATTTTACGATAAGACTAGAATCGGAATATTTTAGAGCACTAATAACAATTGCTTTGGTTGAAATTACAGCCATTTAATTAACAATTGCAATTTTTGTTGTGGTAGTTTCTGAAGCATCATCATTAGAAAGTAAAACTATATAAACACCAGATGCGACTTTATTTCCGGCTAAATTTCGTTTGTTCCAAACTACTTTTCCTCCCTGTAGTTCTTGACCTTCTACAACATTAGTTTCGTAAACTAAATTACCAGCAACGTCTAAAATTTTAACATTAGTTCCTTTAGGTAAATGAGTTCCGTTTCTACCATCAATTGTTACGGTACTATGATTATTTAATGCAGGATTTGGATAGGCGTAAACTTCACCTAATTCATCACCAAAAGGAGAAACATTACTATTGTAAACAACTATACCTTTATCTGTTGCAAAATATACTTTTCCGGTACTATCATCTACAGCAATTTTTAATATTTTGTTAGAAGGTAGTGGTGAGTTACTGGAGTTAAAATTAGCTAATGTTGTTTGCCCATTTGGATTTGTATATAAAGCACCAGCATTTTCTGTTCCAAACCATTTGTTATCTCCGCCGTCTACAACAATACTGTTTATAGTTTCTTCTCCTAATAATTTTTTGGGGATACCATCATCTAAAATAATAACAGGTTCTGCATCATAAATGTCAGCATCAAATAAACCAGCTGCGTTATTAAAAAGTGCTAAGCCTGTAAGAGTCCCAATCCAAATTCTATTGCTTGCATCAACCGCAATTGTTCTAACGTTTGCGTTGGGCAAACTTCCTTTTGTGGGTTCTGTAATTAGAGCTCTTTTTCTATCACCGTTTTCATTATAAATAAGTGCTCCATTTCTTCTTGTAGCTACCCAAATAGAATTTGATTTATCAATTACAATTTCTCCTAAACCTGGAGCTCCATTGGTTAGTATGTCGTTTATATTTACTCCTTTCCATTGTCCAGAAGGAGTTAATTTTTTCAACTTTTCATCTACAAGAATATTTGTAATCCATAGATTTCCTTCTCTATCAAAAATAGTTCCAACAACTCTAATAGTAACTACAGCAGGGTTTGTTGCTAAAATATCTTGTATTGGACTATTGTTGTGATTGTAAAAATTTACTACTTCATCATTTTTTATTTCCAATAAACCTCCTGTTGAAACTGAGTTAACATTTCTTGTTGATCCCATTGAACTTATAAAAACATGTTGAGTGTCATTTGGGTTGATAGTTATGTAATTAAGATCAATAACAGGAAAATCAGCATTAAACCGAGTGTTTATCCATTCACCTTCTTTGAAGTGACTATACCCTTTTTCTGCTTTATTTGGTGTAAATGTTACATCGTAACCGCCATATACAACCCATAAATTATCTTCTTTTACAGCTATTGAAAAAGGAGCATTATTTAGCGGGCCATCAGGATGTATTTCTTCAAAATTAGCCAAACTACCTAAGGTTGTTTTTAAAACACCAAATTCTGTTGTACCTAAATAAACATCATTATTTTCTGTGTAAGCTGTGTTTAAAATAAAGCTAAAATCAGTGGTTTGATCTATTTGTGCAATACTATTAATGTTAATGTCATACAAAACAATATACGTTGTTAACGATACAGATAAGTGGGTGTTAGAGCTTTTAAATCCTCTTATTGGTTCTAGAAAATCTCTTATTAATATTGTATTGTTACCGTCTAGTCTTTGTAAACTTGTGTTGAGAGTAGTGTATATGTTGTTGTTAAATACAGTAATTTTTTTAAAAGTATTGGTTGATGAAATTTGTTGCCAATTATTAAAATCAATTAAATTTGGGTTATTAACATCCGCAAAATAGATACCTGTATTTGTTGCGGCATAAATAGTGTTGTTTAAAACCGTAGTTTGATTTACATTAACTTCGGAAGAATTTTGACCAATAAAAAAAGTATCTCCAAATTCTACGCGGTCAATATCATATTCAATTAAAGCAAAAGGAGTTGAAAGGTAAAGTTTATTCTCATGCTCATAAATATCATTAATTCTTTTAGAACCGGTTTGATTAAAACCAACAATATCCGCAGAAACAGTAATGCTGCCATCTGCATCTACAACTTCTATTAATCCGTTTTCATAACCAATTACCAGTCTGTCAAAAGTTTTATTATAATGAATTGCTGAAGTGGTTTCTCCAGACAATCCTTGTACAGAAGATAGTTTATTGGTTCCTTGAGTTTGCGTATTATAAATAAAAACAGCATTGTCTGCCATTGCATAAATTACTTCGTCTACTTTTATAAAATCCTTTACATTATTGTAAGAAAAAAAATCTTCCCAACGATCGCTATAATCAGTTTGAGAGTTGGCTAGAAAGCTAAAAGATAGGAATATAAATAGTACTAATTTCTTCATAAAGTATTCAAAGATATTTAATAATAACGATAAAAAAGGATACATTCGTACAAATTTGATTTGCATTTTTATGGCGTTAGAAATAGAACGAAAATTTTTGGTTAATTCAGATAGCTTTAAAGAAGAAGCCTATCAAAAAAACTATATAAAACAAGGTTTTTTAAATTCTAATAAAAACAGAACTGTTCGTATAAGAATTATGGACGATAAAGGTTTTTTAACCATAAAAGGGAAGTCTAATAAAAGCGGAACTTCTCGTTTTGAGTGGGAAAAAGAAATTTCTAAAAACGAAGCTGAGGAGTTATTTTTTCTTTGTGAAAAAGGAAGCATTGAAAAATATCGCTATCTTATTAAATCTGAAAACCACATATTTGAAGTTGATCAATTTTTAGGTAAAAACCAAGGTTTAGTGGTTGCTGAAATAGAATTAAAATCAGAAAATGAGATTTTTTCAAAACCAAATTGGTTAGGAAAAGAAGTAACAGGTAAAAAAAAATATTACAATTCAAATCTTTCTAAAAAACCATTTTGTAATTGGTAATTAAATGTGGTAATAGATTGCCATAAAGTGGAAAAAACTCCCACCTAAAACAAAAACATGAAAAATTGCATGGTTATATGGAAGCTTGCTAATTGAATATAAAATGGCTCCTATTGTATATGAAATTCCACCTGCAACTAAATAAAAGAAGGCGCTTTCCGAAAGACTTTCCATTAGTGGTTTTATAAAAAACATAACTTGCCAACCCATTAAAATATACAATGCTGTTGAAATTTTGTCAAATTTACCTGTAAAAAACAGTTTTAAAATTACGCCAGATAAAGCAAAAATCCAAACAGCAATAAATAGTTGACAACCTAATTTTTCAGGCAACGCTATTAAACAAAAAGGTGAATAACTTCCAGCAATTAGAACATAAATTGCTGCATGGTCAAATATATTTAGCTTTCTTCTTATGTTAGGTTTTTTTGCTGCATGATAAAAAGTGGATGCTGCATACAAAACAATTAAGCTTAAACCGTAAATAACTAAACTTAAATGTTGCCACAGGTGATGATAATTAAAAGATTTCTGCACTAAAAAAGGTAATGCAATTACACTAAGTAATAAACCAAAACCATGTGTAAGAACATTTAAAAACTCTTCTTTTTTACTATAAAGGTGATTTAATTTCTCGCTCATTATTAGGTCTATTTGTATCTTTCATGTACGCTTTGTTGTTATTTAATTCATTAAAAACTAAATCAAAAACTTGTTTTTTTAAAGCTTCTTTATTTTCAATTGTTAGCCCTTTTGTTTCTATTGTGTTTAATTGTTTTACTCTAAAAGTTCCTGGATGTCCTTTAAAAAAATTCCATGAAAATAAACGTTTAGCATCGTAATAAATTTGTGTTACAATTGGCATTTGATATTCGATAGATAAACTAAACGCACCATTTGTAAAAGGTGCCAGAATAACATTTTCTGTTGGCACCAAACCTTCAGGGAAAATAGCAATACTTAAACCAGATTCTAATCGTTTTTTAATTCTAGCATATACTTGTTTTCTGCTTTTAGGATCATTTCTATCAACCATTACGACTGCTTTTTTATAGAAAAACCCAAAAATAGGAAGTTTTACTAATTCTTTTTTCCCAACAAATAAAAGTGGATTTTTATTCATAGCAATCATTATCCATGGATCTAATAAAGAGGCATGGTTTGCAACAAACATGTAGCTTTTCTTTGGATTTAATTTTTCTTTTTTATCAATTTTTAAACGGAAACCCATTCCGTAGATTAAGAAAAAAGACCAAATTCTTATCATTTTCCAAAATGAATTATAGTACTTTTCATCAGATAAAAGCACTAATAAAAATGGAATCATTACAAGAACTGAGACAATCATGAGTAAATAAAACCAAATTCGCCAAATTAATCGAAAAGGGTAAAGTAGGTATTTCATCTATTTAGTACTTGTTATACAGTAGTTTAACTGCGTTTGTTGTAGCGTTTTTTATTTATTAAATGCTCATTATGAGCTTTCATAAATGCTAATGTAGTAATATTCTTTATGTTTGATTATTTTTGCTATTCAAAATAACAGAAATGGCAAGAATATTAACAGGAGTTCAAAGTACAGGAACACCACATTTAGGAAATTTATTAGGCGCTATTTTACCAGCCATAAAAATGGCTAATGAATCTAGCGATCAATCTTTTTTGTTTATTGCAAATTTGCATACACTAACACAAATTAAAGATGGAAATATTTTAAGAGAAAACACTTACAGTACAGCTGCAGCTTGGCTTGCATGCGGTTTAGATATAAATAAAACTGTTTTTTATCGTCAAAGTGATATTCCAGAAGTTACCGAATTAACATGGTACTTAAGCTGTTTTTTTCCATACCAAAGATTAACGTTAGCCCATAGTTTTAAAGATAAAGCAGATAGGTTACAAGATGTAAATGCAGGTTTATTTTCGTATCCAATGTTAATGGCGGCAGATATTTTATTATACGATGCAGAAATTATTCCTGTTGGAAAAGATCAATTGCAACATATAGAAATGACACGTGATGTTGCTAGTAGATTAAATAATATTGTTGGAGAAACACTTATTGCTCCTCAAGCAAAAATTCAAGAAAACACAAAATTAGTTCCAGGAACTGATGGCGAAAAAATGAGTAAATCAAGAAACAATACTATTAATATTTTCCTTTCTGATAAAAAACTTCGCAAGCAAATTATGGGAATAAAAACGGATAGTTTAGCGTTGGAAGAACCTAAAAACCCGGATACTGATAATGTGTTTGCACTGTATAAATTATTAGCATCTGAAGCACAAATTGCTGAAATGAGAATTAAATATGAAGCAGGAAACTACGGTTACGGTCATGCAAAACAAGAATTGTATGAGTTAATAGTAGATAAGTTTGCAATTATTAGAGAGCGTTATAATCATTTTATGGAAAATAGAAATGAAATTGATGCTGCTTTAGCTATTGGTGCAGAAAAGGCTAGAGTTGTAGCGCAAGATGTTTTACAGAGAACTAGAGCTAAATTGGGTTATTAATTTAAAAAATAGACAATGAAAAAAATACTTTTTATATTTTTCTTTGGAATAATAGCCTGCTCACAAAAGACAAGTAAAACTCAGGTTGTTGAGGTTTCTTGCGGTCAATGTAAATTTGGGTTAGATACACAAAAAGGATGTGATTTAGCGGTAAGAATTAACGATACTGCTTATTTTGTTGATGGAGCACATATTGATGAATTTGGAGACGCACACGATATAAATATGGGTTTTTGTAACGTAATTAGAAAAGCAGAAGTTACAGGCGAAATCGTTGAAAACAGATTTGTTGCCAGTGAATTAAAACTGATAGATTAATCCAAAATTAAAATAATAAACATAAAAAATCCGAAGTAAAATTTTACTTCGGATTTTTTATACTGCAAATTGCTACTAAATACTGCAAACTAAATTATGGCGCAGGATTTGGCATTGCGCTATGCACTGCTTCAATTTCTTTTAAAATTTCTTCAGATAAATCGATATTTATTGAGTTAATATTCTCTTTTAACTGACTCATTTTTGTAGCGCCAATAATATTACTAGTTACAAATGGCAATTGATTTATAAACGCCAATGATAATTCAGTTAATGTAAGTCCGTGTTTTTTGGCAATTTTTTGATATTCAACAACTGCTTTTAAAGAACCTTCGGTCATATAACGAGCAATAAAACGAGGAAATAATGTTCCTCTTGCGCCTTCAGGTAAATTACCGTCTAAATATTTTCCAGATAAAACACCTTGTGCTAATGGAGAATATACTAATAAACCAATATTTTCTCTCATAGAAACTTCACTCATACCAACTTCATAACCACGATGAATTAATGAATACGAATTCTGAATTGTACTCATTCTTGGCAGTTTGTGTTGCTCAGAAGTTTGCATGTATTTCATGGTTCCCCAAGGAGTTTCATTAGACAAACCAATGTGTTTTATTTTTCCTTGTTGAATTAAATTTTGCAAGGTTTCTAAAATCTCTAAATGATTTTCTGCTTCCTTAGTTGAATATTTATAAGGATAATCTCTAACACCAAAACAGTTTACACCTCTATTTGGCCAATGTAATTGATACAAATCTATATAATCGGTTTGTAGACGTTTTAAACTTCCTTCTACTGCATCAATAATATTTTGTTTCGAGAATCCGCCAGTTCTAATATGTTTAGTGTAATCGCCACCACCAGCAATTTTAGACGCTAAAACAACCTTGTCTCTGTTTCCTGTTTTTTTAAACCAAGAACCAATAATTTTTTCGGTTGCTCCATACGTTTCTGGCGTTGCAGGAACCGAATATAATTCTGCAGTATCCCAAAAATTAACTCCTTGTTCAAGAGCGTAATCCATTTGTTCGTGTCCGTCTGCTTCGGTATTTTGATTTCCCCAAGTCATTGTTCCTAAACATATTTTAGAAACTTTTACATCGGTATTTGGTAAAGTTGTGTATTTCATATTTTGTTAGTTTCTATTAAGGTATTCGGTTAAACTTCTGTTTTTTAGTTTTTTAATTAATGAAAAAAAAGCAATTGATAAAATTAATAAATATCCTAAAATGACTTTTGTTGTTCCAAATTGAGCCATTCCAAGAATTAAACTGCCAATTCCTTGTTTACCACCAGCAATTTCATATTCGTATCCTTTTGCAATTTGACTTGCTAAGTAAAAAGTCCAAAGGAATATTCCTGAAACAAATAAAATTGCAAATAAAGGAGCTTTAGCGTGTTTTAATACGGAAGGCTTTTTTCTTGAATATTCTAATTTTGATAATTTTTCTTTCAAGTAATTAAAGATTTCGTCTTTAATTTTTAAATTATCGATTTTAATTTCCTCGTCTGAATCATTACCATAAAAAATTGTAATTAATTTTTTTTTTTGGATTTTCAACACTTTTTATATAAGCGAAAGGAATATTAAAAATTTCATTAGGAATTATTTCTTTTTCAAATTTCGAAATTAATTCAGATTTTATATATTTTTTAGAACTCCCAATATAGATAGAATCTTCAGTAACAACTATTATGTTATTATTTAAAAACCAATATTTCATTTTTAACGAGGGTTTGTTTAAACTATTTTAAAATCGCTTCAATTCCTGGTAATGTTTTTCCTTCTAACATTTCTAACATTGCGCCTCCACCAGTAGAAACATAACTCACTTTGTTACCAAAACCAAATTGTTTAACTGCGGCAACAGAATCTCCGCCACCAACAAGAGAAAATGCTCCATTCTGTGTTCCTTCTGCTATTGCATTTCCAAGTTCAATTGTTCCAGTTGCAAATTTTTCCATTTCAAAAACACCTAAAGGCCCGTTCCATAAAATGGTTTTAGATTTTGCAATAACGTCTGCAAATTTCTCAGAAGTTTTGGGTCCGCAATCTAAGCCCATCCAACCATCAGGAATTTCATTTGTATTTACAAGTTGTGTGTTAGCATCATTCGAAAAATCGTCAGCAATTAATGCATCAACTGGTAAATGAATCTCTGTATTTTGTTCTTTAGCTAGTTTTAAAATTGATAAAGCTAATTCTAATTTATCATCTTCCACTAAAGAATTTCCAATTTTACCGCCAAGTGCTTTTATAAAGGTAAACGTCATTCCGCCACCAACAATTATATGATCTACTTTTTCAATAATATTTTCAATAACACCAATTTTTGAAGATACTTTTGCGCCTCCTAAAATTGCGGTTACTGGTTTTTCGGAATTATTTAAGACCTTATCAATGCTTTCAATTTCTTTAGCTAACAAGTTTCCAAAGCACTTGTTTTCTGCAAAAAATTGTGCAATAATAGTTGTTGATGCATGTGCTCTATGCGCAGTTCCAAAAGCATCATTTACATAAATATCTCCCAATTTAGAAAGTTGTTTGGCAAAGTCAACATCACCAGATTTTTCTTCTGGATGAAAACGTAAGTTCTCTAATAATAACACTTCACCATTTTGTAAGTTAGCTACAGCTTCTTCTGCTTTTTCGCCAACACAATCAGTTGCAAATTTTACCTTAACACCAATTACATTGGTAACTTCTTCTACAATATGTAGTAGCGAAAATTTATCTTCAATTCCTTTTGGACGTCCTAAATGCGACATTAAAACGCAACTACCGCCATCTTCTAAAACTTTAATAATAGTAGACTTAGCAGATTGAATTCGAGTATTATCTGTAACTTCAAATTTATCATTTAAAGGCACATTAAAATCTACTCTAATTAATGCTTTTTTGTTTTCGAAGTTAAAATCGTTAAGTGTTTTCATTTAATTGGTGTGTTTTCAACAAAAATACTTTATTATTTAGGTTTACAGAAATTGAAAACCTAAAAATTAAAATATCGATTTCGTAATTTTATCTCTTATATTTGTTGCTATGCTATTTAGTGAAATTATAGGTCAAGAACACATAAAAAAACATCTGCAAATTTCTGCTGAAAACGGAAGAATACCACATGCACAATTATTTGTAGGTAAAGAAGGAAGCGGTACTTTGCCAATGGCAATAGCTTATGCACAATTTTTATTGTGTAATTCTTCTGAAAATAATGAAGCTTGTAATATTAAATGTAACAAGTTACAACATCCGGATTTGCATTTTGCTTTTCCTGTTACTACAAACGATTCCGTAAAAAAACATCCTGTTAGTAATCTGTTTTTAGAAAATTGGCGAACATTTATAGCAGAAAAACCTTACGGAAGCCTATTTAGTTGGTTGCAACATATTGGTGTAGAAAATAAACAAGGTATTATTGGTGTTGACGAAGCACAAGATATTGTAAAAAAATTAACACTAAAAAGTTACGAAGGAGGTTTTAAAGTGATGATAATTTGGATGGCAGAAAAAATGAACATTGCTGCCGCAAATAAATTATTAAAACTGATTGAAGAACCACCAAAAGACACAGTTTTTATTTTAATTACAGAAGATGAAGAGCAGATTATAAATACCATAAAATCTCGTTGTCAAGCATTATACTTTCCTATTTTAAGTGAAGAAAACATTGTCTCAACTTTAATAAGTGAAGAACAAGTTGAAGAAAACGAAGCTATAAGAATAGCACATCAAGCTAACGGAAATTACAATAAAGCATTACAATTATTAAACGAAAACTCTAACGATTTACAATTTGAACAATGGTTTATAACCTGGATTAGAGCAGCATTTAAAGCAAAAGGAAACGCAGCGGTAATTCAAGAATTAATTGCTTGGTCTAACGAAATAGCAGGAACAGGAAGAGAAACGCAAAAACAGTTTTTACAATATTGTTTGCAGTTTTTTAGACAAGCAATGTTGCTTAATTATGCTTCCGAAGAGTTGGTTTTTTTAGAAACAAAGACACCAAAATTCAACTTGAAAAATTTTGCACCATTTGTGCATAGTGGAAATATTTTATTGATAGAAAAGGAGTTAAACGAAGCACAATATCATATAGAAAGAAACGGAAATGCTAAAATTATTTTATTGGATGTTTCTATGAAGTTAACACGTTTTTTACATCAAAAAGAAGAAACGGTTTAATTATTGATGAATGAAAAACCTAATAAATTACTAATTACTAATTGCTAAACTTTAAAAACATATCGTTACGAATTCGCATATTTCTTGCGATGATTCTCTTGGTTTTATTGGCTTCAGTTTTAATTGCTGGTGTAACAATAATTCAATATGATGAACAAACAAAAGAATATAATGAAAAGCGTTTTGAGCGTAAAGAAGAAACAATAAAGAAAGATATAGAAATTGAATTAACAAGAAGAACAACTTTTGCTGTAAATACAGAAAATTTACAATATATTTTCCAAAACAGAATTTACGAAATTTCCCAAGTACATAAGTTAAATATAACAATGTACAACATGAATGGAGAATTACTAAAATCCTCTAAACCAGTAGCTTTTGAAAAAGTTGATATAAAACCTCTGTCAATAGAAGTAATAAACGAATTAGCTAATAGTTCTAATCATAGAATTTTAAAGGATGATACACAAGAAGAAGTTAATTATCAATCTTCTTATACATATATCAATGATCCAAAATTTAAAAGGATTGGTATTTTAGAATTACAAATAGCGCAAGACAATACAGAACAGCAAAGAGAACTCGAAGAATTTATGTCGCGTCTTGGTTTTGTGTACGTTTTTATGTTTTTAATCGCCATTGCACTTGCCTATTTCTTATCGAGTTACATAACACGATCTATTCAAACAATTTCTGAAAAAATTAAAGAGACACGTTTAAATAAACGAAATGAGAAGATAACATTAGGCTCTGCTAGTTCAGAGATAAATTCGTTGGTAGAATCTTATAATAATATGATTGACCAATTGGAAGATAGTGCTGTAAAATTAGCACAAAGTGAACGTGAGCAAGCTTGGCGAGAAATGGCAAAACAAGTAGCACATGAAATTAAAAACCCGCTTACTCCAATGCGTTTAACTGTACAGAGTTTTGAGCGAAAATTTAATCCAGAAGATCCTGAAATAAAAGGAAAAATGGCTGAATATAGTGAAACCCTTATTCAGCAAATAGATGTAATGAGTTCTATTGCATCTGCTTTTTCAGATTTTGCTAAAATGCCCACTCAAAGACGAGAACAACTAGATGTTATTGACGTAGTTAAACACGCCTTAGATATTTTTACTGAAGATTATATCGAGTATATTCCGAAAGAAGAAAAAATCGAAGCCAACCTAGATAAAACACAATTAATTAGAATTGTAACTAATTTAGTTAAGAATGCTACACAAGCTATAAATGTTGAAGAAAATCCACAAGTTGAAGTTGTAGTTTTAAGAGAAAAAAATAATGTAAAAATTGTTGTTTCCGACAATGGGAAAGGAATTTCCGAAACCAATAAAGAATTAATATTTGAGCCTAAATTCACCACAAAAACAAGTGGAATGGGCTTAGGTTTAGGAATAATAAAAAATATAATTGAAGCTTATAACGGAACCATTTCTTTTACTTCAACGGAAGGAAAAGGAACTGTTTTTACCGTAATTTTACCAAAAGAATAACCAATTGTCATTTCTGTGTAGGCAGGAATCTAAAAACAATCTAAAAAATGAATTTCGAAAACATCTTAGTATCAAATAACAATGGTCTAGCAACAGTAACAATTAATAGGCCAAGTAAATTAAATGCTTTAAACAAAGCAACTATACACGATCTACACACAGCTTTTGAGGCTTTAGAAGATGATGAAACCGTAAAAGTAATTGTGGTTACTGGAAGTGGAGAAAAAGCATTTGTTGCAGGAGCAGACATTTCTGAATTTGCAAATTTTTCTGTTGAAGATGGAGGTAAATTAGCTGCTTTAGGACAAGATATGTTATTTGATTTTGTAGAAAACCTTTCAACACCAGTTATTGCAGCCGTAAATGGTTTTGCTTTGGGTGGCGGATTAGAATTAGCAATGGCGTGTCATTTTAGAATTGCCTCAGACAATGCAAAAATGGGTTTACCAGAAGTTTCTTTAGGTGTAATTCCTGGTTATGGAGGTACACAACGTTTACCACAATTAGTAGGTAAAGGAAAAGCAATGGAATTAATTATGACTGCCGGAATGATTTCTGCTGAAGAAGCAAAAGCCTACGGATTGGTAAATCACGTAGTTTCTTTAGAAGAATTAATGCCACTTGCAGAAAAATTAGCTAGTAAGATTATGCGTAATTCTTCTGTAGCAATTACAGCAGCAATTAGAGCTGTAAATGCAAATTTTGAAGATGGAGTAAATGGTTTTGAAGTAGAAATTTCTGAATTCGGAAACTGTTTTGGTACAGAAGATTTTAAAGAAGGAACAACAGCATTTTTAGAAAAACGAAAAGCTAATTTTCCAGGAGCTTAGTATGAAAGAGATTCTCAAAAAAATAGTTCTTTCCTCTTTCTTAATTTTAATTGTTGCCAACTCTTTTGCTCAACAATTTAAAGACAGCGTGTATAAGAAAGAGTTTTTAAAACTGGTAGATTCTGTTAATAAATATCAAGACAATACAAGAGAGTCTTTACAATATCTTAGAGGTCTTTTAGATTTGTCAGAAAAGAACAAAGATACTTTGAGAATTATTCAAATGTTGCATAATTATGCTAGACAAAGTCAGTTTGTTAATGAGAATTACCAATCAATCAAATTATTTCAAAAAGAAATAGAATTACTTATTAATAACAATTTATCTGAAGAAGAAAAGGCTTTTTTAAATAGAGCGAAAATTGCTCCTATTGAAGTATATACTCAACAAGGAAATAATTACGCTGCAATTGGAGAAACAAAAATTGCGTTAGATTATTTTTATAAAAGTGTTGACATAGCAAAAGAAGAAAACCTACCATTTTATAAAGCAGTACTTCCTGTTTTAATTGGCGGAATGAAATCTGAAGCAGGAGAATATAAAGAAGCTTTAAAATACTACAAGAAAGGATATTCTTTATTACAAAGCACTCAAGAAATAGATGAATTAAATAGAAAGTTTAATAGTTCTCTTACAATTATTAGTATGAGTAATGTGTTTTTTAAGTTAAATGAAATTGACTCTGCAAAATATATTTTAGATCTTGGTTTTAAACAAAAATTAGATACAATTTCTGGGATAACAAATATTAATTTTCAAACTCAAAAAGCAAAAATATTAGTCGAAGAAGGTAAGTATGATGAAGCTTTAAAGCAGTTTG of the Tenacibaculum todarodis genome contains:
- the recO gene encoding DNA repair protein RecO, with product MAVISTKAIVISALKYSDSSLIVKCFTEQEGLKSYLIRGVLKFKKGNLKPAYFQPLTQLKIEATHKQKSTLHTLKDATVLHQYNTIYQDIVKQSIVLFLSEVLSSCIQEEEKNIRFFSYLENAILWLDTHETVSNFHLLFLLNLSHFLGFYPDVSNKHKDGFNLLEGNFTDATHEKLTISGDKLALFKKLLGINFDAIENVSFSKQERQVILQVIIQYFELHLDGFRTPKSLAILETVFS
- a CDS encoding two-component regulator propeller domain-containing protein; the encoded protein is MKKLVLFIFLSFSFLANSQTDYSDRWEDFFSYNNVKDFIKVDEVIYAMADNAVFIYNTQTQGTNKLSSVQGLSGETTSAIHYNKTFDRLVIGYENGLIEVVDADGSITVSADIVGFNQTGSKRINDIYEHENKLYLSTPFALIEYDIDRVEFGDTFFIGQNSSEVNVNQTTVLNNTIYAATNTGIYFADVNNPNLIDFNNWQQISSTNTFKKITVFNNNIYTTLNTSLQRLDGNNTILIRDFLEPIRGFKSSNTHLSVSLTTYIVLYDININSIAQIDQTTDFSFILNTAYTENNDVYLGTTEFGVLKTTLGSLANFEEIHPDGPLNNAPFSIAVKEDNLWVVYGGYDVTFTPNKAEKGYSHFKEGEWINTRFNADFPVIDLNYITINPNDTQHVFISSMGSTRNVNSVSTGGLLEIKNDEVVNFYNHNNSPIQDILATNPAVVTIRVVGTIFDREGNLWITNILVDEKLKKLTPSGQWKGVNINDILTNGAPGLGEIVIDKSNSIWVATRRNGALIYNENGDRKRALITEPTKGSLPNANVRTIAVDASNRIWIGTLTGLALFNNAAGLFDADIYDAEPVIILDDGIPKKLLGEETINSIVVDGGDNKWFGTENAGALYTNPNGQTTLANFNSSNSPLPSNKILKIAVDDSTGKVYFATDKGIVVYNSNVSPFGDELGEVYAYPNPALNNHSTVTIDGRNGTHLPKGTNVKILDVAGNLVYETNVVEGQELQGGKVVWNKRNLAGNKVASGVYIVLLSNDDASETTTTKIAIVN
- a CDS encoding CYTH domain-containing protein, which encodes MALEIERKFLVNSDSFKEEAYQKNYIKQGFLNSNKNRTVRIRIMDDKGFLTIKGKSNKSGTSRFEWEKEISKNEAEELFFLCEKGSIEKYRYLIKSENHIFEVDQFLGKNQGLVVAEIELKSENEIFSKPNWLGKEVTGKKKYYNSNLSKKPFCNW
- the trhA gene encoding PAQR family membrane homeostasis protein TrhA → MSEKLNHLYSKKEEFLNVLTHGFGLLLSVIALPFLVQKSFNYHHLWQHLSLVIYGLSLIVLYAASTFYHAAKKPNIRRKLNIFDHAAIYVLIAGSYSPFCLIALPEKLGCQLFIAVWIFALSGVILKLFFTGKFDKISTALYILMGWQVMFFIKPLMESLSESAFFYLVAGGISYTIGAILYSISKLPYNHAIFHVFVLGGSFFHFMAIYYHI
- a CDS encoding lysophospholipid acyltransferase family protein, which gives rise to MIPFLLVLLSDEKYYNSFWKMIRIWSFFLIYGMGFRLKIDKKEKLNPKKSYMFVANHASLLDPWIMIAMNKNPLLFVGKKELVKLPIFGFFYKKAVVMVDRNDPKSRKQVYARIKKRLESGLSIAIFPEGLVPTENVILAPFTNGAFSLSIEYQMPIVTQIYYDAKRLFSWNFFKGHPGTFRVKQLNTIETKGLTIENKEALKKQVFDLVFNELNNNKAYMKDTNRPNNEREIKSPL
- the trpS gene encoding tryptophan--tRNA ligase, yielding MARILTGVQSTGTPHLGNLLGAILPAIKMANESSDQSFLFIANLHTLTQIKDGNILRENTYSTAAAWLACGLDINKTVFYRQSDIPEVTELTWYLSCFFPYQRLTLAHSFKDKADRLQDVNAGLFSYPMLMAADILLYDAEIIPVGKDQLQHIEMTRDVASRLNNIVGETLIAPQAKIQENTKLVPGTDGEKMSKSRNNTINIFLSDKKLRKQIMGIKTDSLALEEPKNPDTDNVFALYKLLASEAQIAEMRIKYEAGNYGYGHAKQELYELIVDKFAIIRERYNHFMENRNEIDAALAIGAEKARVVAQDVLQRTRAKLGY
- a CDS encoding DUF6370 family protein — translated: MKKILFIFFFGIIACSQKTSKTQVVEVSCGQCKFGLDTQKGCDLAVRINDTAYFVDGAHIDEFGDAHDINMGFCNVIRKAEVTGEIVENRFVASELKLID